From a single Lewinella sp. LCG006 genomic region:
- a CDS encoding ADP-ribosylglycohydrolase family protein produces the protein MLGAIAGDIIGSIYEKDPVKDVRFPLFTKDSHFTDDTVLTVAVADSLLSETSFAKNIKDYACRYPLAGYGGTFMKWMTGIIQGPYNSWGNGSAMRVSPVGFAFEQLADVMKVAKASAEVTHNHPEGIKGAQAVASVIYLARSGFGKPLIKDHVQRIFGYDLEQKLEDIRPGYQFDVSCQGSVPPSIIAFLESNNWESAVRNAISLGGDADTMACIAGAIAEAFYGGVPVEIEAEVMKRIPEPFQQTISVFYEAFPWQD, from the coding sequence ATGTTGGGTGCTATTGCCGGTGATATCATTGGCTCGATCTACGAAAAAGATCCGGTCAAAGACGTGCGTTTTCCGCTCTTCACCAAGGATTCTCACTTTACGGATGACACGGTGCTCACCGTCGCAGTAGCAGATAGTTTGCTTTCAGAAACCTCTTTCGCTAAGAACATCAAAGATTATGCTTGCCGATATCCTTTGGCAGGCTATGGAGGTACTTTTATGAAATGGATGACGGGAATTATTCAGGGCCCTTACAACAGCTGGGGCAATGGATCTGCGATGCGCGTCAGCCCCGTTGGATTCGCGTTTGAACAACTGGCTGATGTTATGAAAGTTGCTAAAGCCAGTGCCGAGGTTACGCATAATCACCCCGAAGGAATCAAAGGTGCACAAGCAGTAGCGTCCGTCATTTACCTCGCCCGCTCCGGCTTTGGTAAACCGCTGATAAAAGACCATGTTCAACGTATCTTTGGTTACGACCTGGAACAAAAATTGGAGGATATTCGGCCTGGCTATCAATTTGATGTTAGTTGTCAGGGGTCCGTACCTCCTTCTATCATTGCTTTTCTGGAAAGTAACAACTGGGAAAGCGCCGTGCGTAATGCTATTTCTCTGGGCGGTGATGCCGATACCATGGCTTGCATTGCCGGTGCGATTGCCGAAGCTTTTTACGGAGGAGTGCCTGTGGAAATTGAGGCAGAGGTCATGAAGCGAATCCCGGAACCTTTCCAACAAACCATTAGTGTTTTTTACGAAGCATTTCCCTGGCAAGATTAA